In Falco rusticolus isolate bFalRus1 chromosome 11, bFalRus1.pri, whole genome shotgun sequence, the genomic window ctggaaACTATAGGGAAGTGGGAAAGTCTCTCCCCACAGCATGATAGCAGAGTCAAATCTCTTGTCTTGTTCTGCAAGAAGCCTTTCCCTCAAACCACAGTGATCTGGACTGGACTAGGCTAACCTGCCAGTCTGAGTAATCAGTTGCTGTCATTCCAGTGTTAGAGTCAAGTTTTAGGCTAGGATCTCTTATTGTTAGTGCCATGTGGTGAGCTGCAGGTATCTTCCAGCAATCCAGAAGGAAATCTGGAAGTTTATAGAAGTTTGGACATAGGCTGCCTCCATTGCCCTGGAATGGGCAGACAAACCTGCTCATCTGAGCATTGCTACGCTACAGGAATACAACTGTGAGGCACTAAAATCATAGGCAATGAAGTTACTTTCCCTTTCCGATCTTAGGGTCCTTGTACTAGTTCTGTACAATAGCTGTACCTTGAGGCTGGACTGCTGCATATTAAACCCTGGAAGATTGAGAATGTGTCATGGGATTGagttgtgttttaaataattgaCTCTGTCTCATATCAAAGTGGCAGAGCAAATCGCCAGGATAGCACTAACTGAAATTTGGTCAAAGGAGTTAAAAGTATTGTCTGATCTAGAAGTTTGATGTGTTTTGATATCATGTGAGTTTTTGCAAGTAGCAGTGAAAATGTTACTCAACCTGTGTCCTAGAAAATGaggctttgctgcttctgaccAGAGGCTATTTGGCTGCACTGCCAAGGCTGTGCATTTCCCCTTGGAGGAACAGCAGCTGTGACTGTGCTGCGCAGCCTTACAGGCATTCAGCTGTTGCTTTGCATAGTCCAGATCTTCCTTCTGAATtgacagagaagcagcaaactgaTTTTTATCCTGAATTGCACTGTGTTCTAATAATCTTGCTGACACTGGAACATATATATGGTAACTTCCTCATATGTTCTCTAGACTAAAATCAGGTAGCCTGATTAAGGTACCACACCTTACCTCTAGCCTTTTCTCTTCACAGACTATGGGCGGAGATTTCTCTGGGAAAGCGCAGAATGCCTCAAAAGGCATATATGCTTTTGCATGTAAGTTGACTTTTCTTCAGATAACATCAAtttagtgtttgtttttcttaaatagatAAGAACTGGTTTTGTatggttatttaaaatatttccagtaaaaGATACATGaagtatttgtgttttcagtaataGGTAGTCATGTTTGTTGCAGGAGGTAtgattggtttttttcagtttcacaaaatattttccatccaGCCTGTAAGTTTCTAGATCCACACTTGACTCACCAGAAGATATTTGGTTTTGAGGCAAAGAGTTGACATTTTCTAGTTGGGCATTTTCTGGGCTGAACCAcctaattttgatttttctgcttcGCCTTTGTCTCAGATTAGGGATGGTGTTTGGGAATACCTGACTTGAATGCAACACAACCCTACCCATTTCTGATATAAAGCTTGTTATACAGAAAGCATGTGAATGTATGTTTCTTCCTGTAAGCATGAGATGCAAAAAACCTAGcacatacaaaattatttcagaaaacagatgcttAGAAAACACAATGAACCCTGACCACTTCTACCTTCCCTTTAGAAAGGCATATTGTGAAACCTGTCTGTGTAGCAAGGCAGTTGAAATGAGCAACTGTTTGTTAGTTTCTGAAAATTAGTTATGCCTGGCCCTGAAGGAAGCTCTGTTTTTCAGCTCAGAGTCTGAAGCCTAATTGTGAAAACTGCACTGGACCCATCCAAAGGGTGAACTAATCTGGTATGCTTCCTCtaaacagcagcaatgctggtgCTCAGAGATTCATGTTTTCTAGGCTCTCCAAAGAAGTGCTTGAAACTCAGATAAGCGACTTTCAGGCCTGTCCAAACCAACAGCAGatccctgggtttttttcccccagatcaGTAAGGATTGCTGTCTGCGGGTGACACTAGCAGTAGAAACCTCCATATTCCCCTGGATGAGGAGGATGTTGCTGAAACCATTCTCCAGATGGTAGCACAGGACTAATTGTTTCACTAGCATTTGTTTAGGATGACTGTCATTCAGCTGCTAGATACTGCCTTATGGCTGTACAATATTTGAAAGTAGATCAAGTAGCAATTAGAATTAGTTTTAAACTAGTTCACTaaacttctgcctttcctcactAGCACAAGATGTCTTCCTTCTCCTAAACCAGCCCAGGTACAGGAGTCAGAACCTGGAAGTCTATGTgactttctttgaaatatacAATGGCAAGGTAAGAGTTTTCTTAAATCTTGACCTGGCTGGTTGAATGCTTCATAAGTAGCTGAGTGAAACTTACTAGGTTCTGTAATAGTCTGTTGTTCTTGATGTGTTTGGAATTGATTTGGAAGGCTATGTTAACAAAGCTATATAGAAACAGCACCTTTAAAAGGAGACCTAGTTCAGATTTTCCTCAATCTTGTTGCCTGGATATAGGTGTTTGACCTCTTGAATAAGAAGGCAAAGCTTCGAGTCCTGGAGGATGGCAAGCAGCAGGTCCAGGTTGTTGGTCTCCAAGAAAGACAAGTCACCTGTGCTGAGGATGTCATCAGAATGATTGAGATGGGCAGTGCCTGCAGGTTTGGTGCCTTAAAAACCATTAAGTAGTGTCCTGTTGTATCTTCATGTCtagaaaaaatacacaatgtCTGTATCTGGTGCTTTGGGAATTAAACGGAAGCTTGCTGTTTCCAGTAATAGGCAGACACTGAGCAACACCTCTGCATGAATACAAGAAGGTGGTTACAGAATAAAGGGCTAGCAGGAATGGGTTTAGCCTGCCTTCCATAGAGAAGGTCAGAGTTCATGGTTCATATGTCCTCATGTAACTGTAAGAAGAGAGAAACTAATCACATGAGGAGATGGCTGCCCTGGTGCTATAGCTAAACAGCAGTCTAGCTGTTTTCTAGAAGTATCAGATAGTTTACAGGAACACGGGGAACTAACTGCCTGTGGGCTTGTAAGATCAAGGAAGAGCAGCTGGCATCAACTTACAGCTGCAAAAAATTTTTTGGCTTAACTGCAGGCCAGATGAGCAATTCCAATGGCAACGAACAAAAATGCTGCATGTTGTTCAGGGATCTTGTCTAAAGAATCCTTGAGAGCAGGTGCCAAGGGACAGCCACAGGCTTGGCTTATTGTTCTGGCAGGAAGGCTGTGGTGGGGGCTAAAATCTGTATTACCCAATCTTATCTGTCTCTGCTAAGTTGcaactgctgtgaaaacattACTAGGCAAATGAGAACTTGGCTTCTGTATTAGACTGCATATGCACATCCTGTGAAAGCTTATTCAGCACTCTGCTAGGCATGCCTTTTCGGCTAACAATTCGGTCCAGAACTGTTCAACACTTCAGACTCCTGCCTCACTTTAGGACaacctccctcccttcccctggcATTAAAGACACAAGTGATACCGAACCTGTCAGCCTTCTTAGGGAGTAAATGACAGTGAAGGTCACAGGGAGGTTTATGGTAACTTGTAAGACTCCAGCCTGTGTCTTGTAGTGATGGGGCAggtgcagctgcacagcagaggtgaAATGCCAAGCCAGCTTGGCTGAAGAAGGGGATTTAACATGACTGTAATGTGCTAGCACAGCTAATGCTGTTTAATGGGAAGCTTGGCTGAGCTTGCTGTGTAATGGCAGATGCATTAGGAAAATGACATGTGCCCTGCTCTGAGGCAGGGACATGCGGTGCTGAAGGTACGTCCTCCAGCTCCAAATGCATGTAAGGCATTAGCAGTCAGAAAGGCATTCCAGTGTAGGCCAGCTGAATTGAGCCAGGCAGCTTAAGTAGCCTTAAATCTCTACAACTGGGGTGCAGGTTCATGTTTCTTACAGCAGTCCTTCTGTGCTCTTGTATCAGAGGTAATTCCGGAATTCAGGCAAACTTGAAGTATTAATGTGTGGGATAAAACATGGGAGGTTAAACAACTTAATTGAATGGCTGCAGGTCTTGCCTAGTGCTGTCAGGACCTGTTGTGCCTTCTGTGACACAATTCTAACACTTGTTTGCATCTTTGCTGTAGGACATCTGGGCAGACTTTTGCAAATGCTAGCTCTTCACGGTCACATGCCTGCTTCCAAATCCTACTACGCCAAAGAGGGAAACTGCTTGGCAAATTTTCCTTGGTGGATCTGGCAGGAAATGAGAGGGGTGCGGACACATCTAGTGCTGATCGGCAGACACGAATGGAAGGTGCAGAAATCAATAAGAGCTTGCTGGCTTTGAAGGTGAGTTATAGATCAGGGAGCAAATAGTGGTAATCAACACATGATTCCGTTCAACTGTACGGTtatctcttctgtttctttccagtgcAGGGGAAAAGGATAGCCAAAAAGATCCTAGTTTAGTATGTTAACAACCCTGAAAATGGTTAGAATGTTTCCAGGAAAGCAGTGCAGTTTTGTCAGGCCAGACACTGGTACAGCCATTTTGAGCTTCACtggtcttttttctttgtgatggATATACCAGCTGTCCTGTAACAGTCAAATCTCTGGAGTATATTTAAAAGGCTACGAAGCACTTGCAGAGTAATAGAGATGACTATTCTCTAGCCTGTTGGGTTTACCAGCAATTGGTGATAGCTTGCAGAGCGGTTTGAGAGGAGATGCAGACATTGCATTCACAAGGCTTGTCTTTTTGTAGGAATGTATCCGAGCTTTAGGGCAGAACAAGTCTCATACCCCTTTCCGGGAGAGCAAGCTGACCCAGGTGCTAAGAGACTCTTTCATAGGAACAAACTCAAGGACCTGTATGGTGAGTATGCGCGTGGCACAAACACACACGCTGCTTATGGATTCTGCAATGTGACCACATAGATGCATGCTCCTCTAGAGTGAGAGGACTTTGAAGTCAGAAAGCTTCAattctctgcaaagaaaagtcAGTTTCCTCTTCTCACCCACGGTGACTAAAAAACTGGtgagctgtgcccagctccagcagcagcaaggctgccaAAGTCAATTTCATGCAGTGAATCTACAGTAGAGCCTGGAGTGCCCTCAAAGGGCTTTGCTTCCTGTGGAGGGTGCAGCATGGTGGATGTACACGAAGCCAGTGGGAAGCTGGATACAGGGCCACTGGCATGTCCTGCAGAAgctatataattaaaaaaaaatggacctGACAGAATATCTCAACTCTGACCCTTTGTCCTAATGTGTCCTAGCTGTCAGCTGAGATTTGTAGGACCATTAACATGAGCAAAAGTCAGATGTGGGAGTCACTGAGgtcttctgttctgtttgcagATAGCAATGATTTCTCCAGGCATGAGCTCGTGTGAGTACACCTTAAACACACTGAGATACGCTGACAGGTAATGGCCTTTCTAACTTGGGGATTCTACTGTTGTTGCAGAAGGCGTTTTGGCTGCTTTTATTCTGACCTTTGAAATCTAGTTCTCTTCTATTGCTTGTAATGGTAATTTGGAGGTTGGTTGTTAAAAGCAAGTTATCTCAGAGCTGTCTTATGAAACTAACCTGGGTGTTCTATGTGTGAGACATAATAGAGATTGTATAAAACCATGACTGTCTCCTTTCCTCAGAGCAGTCTCTCATGCCAGACTTCAGACTGCCCTGGTTTTTGTAGGAAGTTTACACTGTCCTCAGTGGTTACCTCCATgctctttactttttttttagtactttgGGTTGCACCTGTAAGGGTAGGCTAAGAATGTGGCCCTGATGTGGCCCTAGAGATGGCACAAAACACTTGGTGTTCTTGAGGGACTTTGATATGAACTAATAGGGTATGGCACCTTGGATAATTTGGGTAAATCTAAAGGACCTAGAGAACTCAAATGCCTCTAAGCAGATGGTGGGAGTGTGTTTTGAGGGCCACATGGTTGACTTTGGGTACCTGCAAGGCAAGGCTTATATTTGCAGGGACTGAGCCCCAAGTTTCCCTGGGGGGTCTTGCTGATACCTGGAACACCTGTAACAGAGTAGTGAGTGCCTCCTGGTCTCTCCTTTACATGCCCCTGCACCTCTCCAGTGAGGTGACAAGTAAAAAGACACTTGCACGTTTCAGGCTTGGTAGCTTTCCTTCATTTAGTTCACAAAAGGCTGCTTAGTTCCTTCCTGGAAAGCATTCCACTCTGAAAGGACATATGGTAATTCTTGTTATAAGCATTCAGGAGCACTGTGAATCTTGACATATTCACAGGTGTGGTTCTGGAttgaagttgctttttttttttccccttctggtGGACAGTCATTCCTGCTCACCTGAAAGTACAGTACAAAGTGCTACATCTGACTTGGTGTACTTCAGCAGGATTCTAGTCTTGAGTTGGGCCCATTGGGTTCTTAGCCAATGTACAAGGCAAGTTCAAGCTATAAGAAAGGGGGTATTAGGCTGAAACTCACTGGAAATATGACGCTGACATGAGTAACTGGAATGAAATGGCTGGCTGGTGTCTGACACCTACCTCTAATACCATGTCATCAGCCATGACTTTCATCCTTATTATAGACCTGTTGTGGCACAGTGGGTCTCCGGGGAAAAATCAAccttattccttttctttccatactAAGTTCTCTCAGTTGCTCATGACAGACCAAGCTGACATGTGGAAGACAGCTTCTGTGAAAGGCTTTGCTGGCAGTTAGCATTGTGTACTTGGACATTTCTCTCCAGGAGGGGTCCCAGATTTGGCATGGAGATAAACATTTCTCAAGCTTTCCTTCCTATAAGCCTCTGGGGTTTCTGCCCGTGAGCTTGTTCTGGGGGTGGCAATGTGCAACTTTTAAAGTGCAGCTGAATGTTTGTTGCTGAGCACTGATTGATTGTGGTAGCTGTTTTGTGATGCTGTAGCCTATAAGCTGCTGGAAGATTCACAAACTTTCTTGTTGCAGAGTGAAAGAGCTCAGTCCTCATAATGGAGGTGGTGAAACACGGAATCAGATGGAGACTGAGGATGAGGAAGGGACCTGTGCAGAAGGCTTAGGTCTTCAATAcaatgtatgtgtgtgcagcTGGCTGAACAGACCTCAAAGCTGGGCGCAACATTCTGTTCTTACTTGGACTGTTTCTTGCAGCTCTCCAAGGATGATGATGAGGACTTCTCTCCCCACATGTCCAACTTCCGTGAGGCTATGACTCAAATTAACGAACGGGAGGAGAAGCTTGTAGAACAGCTTAAAGAACTGAGACAGGTATGTGGAAAAGGCAAGCCCAGCCCAGGATGCCTTCTACAAGTTGATAGCAGCTTGCCTTGTCTGAGCCAAGCGCTCCTGGGGAGGCTGTGTGCTGTAGAGATGCAAGATGCTGTACAATGCTGTGcgtttttttttcctcactgccAACTTTTTTGTGTGGTTTCCTGCACAGCTGGTTCGGTGCTTGTGGCCAGCCAGACCCCTTTCCCCTGTACAACCCCCTGGCAACCTCTCTGTGCTGCCAACGAGCACTGACTGTTACTGGTCTGTAGAAGCTCAGCTCTGTTGATTGATGTGCCAGATCTGAAAAAACTTTCTGGAAAGTCAATTTCTCATTACTGTTACCCTTGTAAATATAGCGAATGGCTACTGAACTTGACTACCTCTTGGGAATCACGGAGCAACCAGACTATGATCTTGAGACCTTTGTGAGCAGAGCCAAGTACTTCACAGAGGAGAGCTCAAGAAACTTCCTTAGTGTCAGAGGTATGTTAGTGTGTGTCTCAGACTAGTGCTGTCACTAATCTTTTTTCAAAGACCTGAAAGTAACACCAGTATACCTGTGGAGGTTTGAGCACCCAGTCCTTCTGCATAGCTTACGGTTCAGATCAATTTTCCTAGGTGATCTGAACAGATCTGTAACGTCCTATTGTATGTACTACCACCCGCTCTGCCTTACAGACCAGGGAAGTCTGGCCCTCTGGGATGGTTTGATTAGTGGCATCTAGTTTGAACTGCAAACTGCAGGATTGAAACTATCGATGAGTAGAAATGAACAAGTACAGCTGAAGAGCTTTGTGGGACCATGCAGGATTTGAAGCTGGCTGAGCAGTTCTTGCCCAGGCCCCCCGTGGCCCTTGCAGAGCCCTGCTGAGGGGgacagctgggctggggtgtTCAGTGTCTAAGTCAGTCACCCTGTCACTCCTGTCTTTCTGTACAGAAACACTGGATGCCCTGGGGGCTGCCATGCAACTGGAGGAACAAGCCAGCAAGCAGATGAGGTGGTGGAAGCCTTagtaaatacagcaaaacctgGTTCACAAGCAGTTTTGTGTATGTCTTACATGTTTGTCAGTGGTGTGTGTAACTCCTGTTTTAAAAAGCGGTAGAGTGTCTGCAGGTCATGTGCCTGAAGGCAGTGAACTTGGCAGCCTCTGTCTCCTCATGGCCAGGTATCAGGCTTCTAGTGGAGTGCTAGAAGCAACTCCCATGCaaggcttggggaagggggggctggggagtcTGCTAGATGTGTCTAGCATCTGGCCCTTTGCTAGTGACAATGGTTTCATCTAATAGAGCTAGATACACATGTATAGTTTCCTAGTGTACATATAACCTTTCCAGATGTGCTTGAATCATTGCAAAACTTGCAAGTCTGGcttttctagaaagaaaatgtactatatgtaattgtaaaaaaaaaaaacaaccaaacaaacaaaaaccccaaaacccatcaACCTAGTATTTTAAGAAGTTTGGTAAATAAATATTCCTGGATTTAATTATCTTCTGtcttagaaaatatatttcttgttGATTTTGGTGAAGTCTGACAGCCCTTAACAACTGGCTGCTGGTGATTTCTTGAAGTTTCTCTTTAAAGCCTTTACACTTGGAATGTTTACAGAAAAATCACTCAAAGTAAATTTTGGTTCTTAATGTTGAGATTCTGCTGGGTAGAATTAGTTTATCAAAGGTTTAGAGGGTACCTATCCTGCACCTGAGCTTTGACTCTGCATGTAGTGAGTCATTCAGCTCTTATGACATCAGGTAAGTAGGAAGGGCCCTGTGACTCTCGTGTACCATGGGAATTTACTTGGGCTTTGAAGATGGCTCCAGgatgctacttttttttcacatatttccCAGGGCTAGCATGCCACATAAAACACACATCTTCAGCAGTCCACCAAAATCTGTATCTGAGGGCAGAAGTGCAAAGCTGTCCCTGGCTCAGGTGCAGGGAGGTGCTGCCATGGCCCTTGTGTGCAACCTTGGTCCAGGTGGCCCTACACAACCTGTCCTCTGGGAAGGAGTAGACAGGAGGGGTAGGCTGAGGGAGGACAGATGGGAGGCATGTTTCCTGTTTGTTCAGCTCACTCCAGGGTTTGTCTCTGAAAGGACAAATGGCCCTGTGAGCTTGGGGCCCAGCAGCCATGCAAACATCAGATTACAAAGGGATCCTTCTGCCATTACTCCCTCTTTCCCTAGACCCCCACACTGGCTTGCTTCCTGAGCTGCCTTCTCCCCTTGAAAGTGAAGGGTGTCATTTTAAGTGACTGTCCCTAGCTGTGCACATACCTGCTGTGGACTGCATCCCTGCCATGTCTCTGGGGATGTCTACTGTATTGGAGACTAGTTCTTCAGCCTGGACTGGATCCATTTTTGTGTACCAGGTCTCAGGACTGTCCTaggaaaggcagcagaagagTCAGGATCTTAATGAAATGTGGGCAAACAGCAGTGACAAGCAGCTAGAGAAGGGATACTTCAACGCAGACAGCTAGGGCACTTTGTGATCAACAGTTTAGGTGCTGGGCACAGTGTGGGGCCGAGTGCTCTAAGGGTCTCTAAATCTTCAAAGTGGGCTGGTACTTGGGCTTTGCCTGCATCGTATTCAGATGGCACATCCAGAGTAAAAGGGCTGTTGCTGTTACACCCTACTGAGTATGGACTAAAGCAAAGCAGTCCTGTTTCACTTCGGATATTACTACCCTTGGGTTATCCAGCCTTGCCCAGTGGTGTCTTGGGATAAGTAAGGGTGGGCCTGGGTGCAAGGAACAAAATGTTGCCCCTTGTTTGTCCCACCCTACCCTGACCTAACATTGCTTACTGCTTTGTATATTTACTCCAGGAGCTAGTCAGGAGGGACCTGATCTGGAGGAGCTCAGGTTACCTCTTGCCTCAATGGCCTTTCAGCTCACACTTCTGACATCAAGTTCCCACTgtcacagaagcagcagtagTCTGAGATCCCTCCTTGCTCTGTCTTGGGGCTGAGTCAGAGCAGTTCTCTTCCTGAACACCTAGATTTGAGGGTGAACGCTTCTCAAAGGATGGCTTGGTTTATTTTTGGGTACTTGTGCAAGACTGGATTTCTTGTGAAAAGAAATCCAGTCCCTGCAAAACAGACCAAGGTCCTAGGGCCACTAATAAACCCTGTAAGGATGGTGTGTTTACCATAAAATGCTGGAATAGTGTGTGTCCTAGTGCCTTCTTTATGCACTCCTCCATGAAGGGAAATGCGTGGACAAAATACTGCAACAAAACAGAGAGTTGGTGTGTAGGGAGAAGGGATGTGAGTGTATGTATAGAGGGTAGAGCTGCCTGGATGGTGTGGCTCCCGATAACCTGGGTCACACGTCAGCAAGTCCCTCACCCACCTTCTTTAACGCTGGTGCTACTGATGGCACTTCATGAACACCCAAGAGGAACTTGTGGGTCCCTGCTCAAGCATCACCTTGTTCCCTTCTGTCCTTCCCCCAGTGCCAGTTCCCACCTTCATTGACAAGAGGCGGGAGGGTGTTTCAGTGAAATGATTGCAGCGCAGTGGTTGCTAGCAGGTTCATCCTGCCATGCTGTCAATACCTGCTCAGAAGAACTGATCCTCTGCATGACCAGGTAGTTTTCTAAACCCTTTTTcaccctgagcagcctgttctcAGCCATCACTTACTTAGCCCTTCATATCTACTGACAGCATAGTCCTTCCCTGTGGCTGTtacacaggcagagctgtgcgAAGGCAGGCCAAAACCCTTtacccagcaccagcaggaaaaaaacaacctgctTATAATTCTGTGCTAGTGTCTTGCTCCAGGCAAATTGTCATGGTTAGGCCCTTAGCTCTGTCTGTGCTCGCTACCCAGGACAGAGGTATGAGGGCTAACACTGGCTTCCCAGCACCCTGTGTGTGGAGGGGAGGCAGACAGGAGAGGAAATACTGCTCTTCCCTGAAGGGTCACTCCTGTCTTTGTGAATAAACCTGTGTCTGCTATGCTtaggagaaaaaaccaaaccatagTGTAGGGAGCCTTTCTGCTCGGGTGCTCTGGGAGCAGACCCAGTGCTATGATGTCCACTGCCATGTACCACCACACTCACCTCCAGGGAGATGCTGGCATGTCTCTGGCTGGCCACGTGATCCACGTTCCCCAAAGCAACCATCAGGCCATGTACCACTTTCAGATGGATCAGGTCTTCAGCCACTCCTGCTAACTCCTTGGCTGGTACGCTGCAATGAGACAGGCCATCATCCCCTACCCCATATGGGGGAAGAAGGACACAGCAAATTAGGTCTGGGCCTCTTGGTGCGACCCCCAGAGAAAATGATGTTCCTACCCTGCCCTAGCGGCACCAACAGACAGAAGTGTCTCAAAATAAACACTGCGCACGGATTAGCAATCATCTAACGTGTGGGCTTGCTGAgaaccatttttttaatgattagcAGGAGCTTTCTTGTGTGTATTCAATGTAGCAAGTTACTTGTGCGACTATAAAGAACCCAGGCCCCAAACACTACCATCATTACTTCTGTGAACATGTCCCTGGAAGACTTGTGTGTCTCCGTACCCACCAAGGGTTTTTTGTcatctgcttttgcaggaa contains:
- the KIF2C gene encoding kinesin-like protein KIF2C isoform X2; the protein is MDSQLHRHVCPGLVINIQRSNGLIHKATVKTVSVERSSVSVEWVEGGAIKGKEIDIDDVLTINPELAELPAADVKENLPLQENVTIQKEKRRTTLSKIPAPREAMRGRSRMSVITESQCSLQENEMGVDPCTSTQTRNNSSVPVRRKSNIVKEMEKMKNKREEKRAQISEIRTKRAQEFDSSCPNWEFARMIKEFRATLDCQPISITDPIEEHRICVCVRKRPLNKQELLKKECDVITVPSKCVLLVHEPKQKVDLTKYLDTQAFRFDFSFDESSSNEMVYRFTARPLVETIFEGGKATCFAYGQTGSGKTHTMGGDFSGKAQNASKGIYAFASQDVFLLLNQPRYRSQNLEVYVTFFEIYNGKVFDLLNKKAKLRVLEDGKQQVQVVGLQERQVTCAEDVIRMIEMGSACRTSGQTFANASSSRSHACFQILLRQRGKLLGKFSLVDLAGNERGADTSSADRQTRMEGAEINKSLLALKECIRALGQNKSHTPFRESKLTQVLRDSFIGTNSRTCMIAMISPGMSSCEYTLNTLRYADRVKELSPHNGGGETRNQMETEDEEGTCAEGLGLQYNLSKDDDEDFSPHMSNFREAMTQINEREEKLVEQLKELRQRMATELDYLLGITEQPDYDLETFVSRAKYFTEESSRNFLSVRETLDALGAAMQLEEQASKQMRWWKP
- the KIF2C gene encoding kinesin-like protein KIF2C isoform X3, which gives rise to MRGRSRMSVITESQCSLQENEMGVDPCTSTQTRNNSSVPAGQTRTSRTSCAPEASVTNVNGNTEDHLPAARMSSSVSPVRRKSNIVKEMEKMKNKREEKRAQISEIRTKRAQEFDSSCPNWEFARMIKEFRATLDCQPISITDPIEEHRICVCVRKRPLNKQELLKKECDVITVPSKCVLLVHEPKQKVDLTKYLDTQAFRFDFSFDESSSNEMVYRFTARPLVETIFEGGKATCFAYGQTGSGKTHTMGGDFSGKAQNASKGIYAFASQDVFLLLNQPRYRSQNLEVYVTFFEIYNGKVFDLLNKKAKLRVLEDGKQQVQVVGLQERQVTCAEDVIRMIEMGSACRTSGQTFANASSSRSHACFQILLRQRGKLLGKFSLVDLAGNERGADTSSADRQTRMEGAEINKSLLALKECIRALGQNKSHTPFRESKLTQVLRDSFIGTNSRTCMIAMISPGMSSCEYTLNTLRYADRVKELSPHNGGGETRNQMETEDEEGTCAEGLGLQYNLSKDDDEDFSPHMSNFREAMTQINEREEKLVEQLKELRQRMATELDYLLGITEQPDYDLETFVSRAKYFTEESSRNFLSVRETLDALGAAMQLEEQASKQMRWWKP
- the KIF2C gene encoding kinesin-like protein KIF2C isoform X1, yielding MDSQLHRHVCPGLVINIQRSNGLIHKATVKTVSVERSSVSVEWVEGGAIKGKEIDIDDVLTINPELAELPAADVKENLPLQENVTIQKEKRRTTLSKIPAPREAMRGRSRMSVITESQCSLQENEMGVDPCTSTQTRNNSSVPAGQTRTSRTSCAPEASVTNVNGNTEDHLPAARMSSSVSPVRRKSNIVKEMEKMKNKREEKRAQISEIRTKRAQEFDSSCPNWEFARMIKEFRATLDCQPISITDPIEEHRICVCVRKRPLNKQELLKKECDVITVPSKCVLLVHEPKQKVDLTKYLDTQAFRFDFSFDESSSNEMVYRFTARPLVETIFEGGKATCFAYGQTGSGKTHTMGGDFSGKAQNASKGIYAFASQDVFLLLNQPRYRSQNLEVYVTFFEIYNGKVFDLLNKKAKLRVLEDGKQQVQVVGLQERQVTCAEDVIRMIEMGSACRTSGQTFANASSSRSHACFQILLRQRGKLLGKFSLVDLAGNERGADTSSADRQTRMEGAEINKSLLALKECIRALGQNKSHTPFRESKLTQVLRDSFIGTNSRTCMIAMISPGMSSCEYTLNTLRYADRVKELSPHNGGGETRNQMETEDEEGTCAEGLGLQYNLSKDDDEDFSPHMSNFREAMTQINEREEKLVEQLKELRQRMATELDYLLGITEQPDYDLETFVSRAKYFTEESSRNFLSVRETLDALGAAMQLEEQASKQMRWWKP
- the LOC119155493 gene encoding armadillo-like helical domain containing protein 1, with product MVALGNVDHVASQRHASISLEYFVHAFPFMEECIKKALGHTLFQHFMDSPETWYTKMDPVQAEELVSNTVDIPRDMAGMQSTADMKIQQDTT